In bacterium, the DNA window TCGGCAAACTGCTCGACCCGATGAGTGACACTATTGCCCGAATGTCCTACTTTATCGGATTTCTGGTCATGGGATTTGCCGCAGCATGGATGGTTGCAATTCTCGTTTACCGTGACGTCGTTGTGGCATATTTGCGCGTCTTCTCCGCTCTGACAGGCACGGCGATGGGACGACGCACAACGGGGAAATGGAAAGGGATTCTGCAGGGTGCTGTGTCGCTGACTATCCTCGTCTTGCACTGGATTCACGTGCGGCTGATGCCATTGCCGTATTTTGCGCACATTGTCTATTGGATTCTGGCGGGTGTCACAGTTTACACTCTATTCACCCTGATCGAGTATCTGCATGCGAATCGAGAATTGCTGAAGGAAATTCGCCATCGAGGACGCCCGATCTAAGGTATGACCAAGTTCGAGGAATCAATCACAACCGTATTGTGGACAGGCTACTCGCCGGTTGCACCGGCTACGGTCGCGTCGGCAGTCGTTTGCGCAGTCTTTTGGTTTATTCCATCCGCACTTGATCTGTTGATGATCGTTCCGATCGTTCTGTTGACGTTTGTCGGAGTGTGGCTTTCCAATCGTTACATTGACGGCTACGAAGTGCGTGATCCCGGTAAGTTTGCGGCTGTCCGCAGAAAGAATCCCAAACGCGATGACCCCGATCCGGTGGTGTTCGACGAACTGATTGGTCAATGGATTACGTTGCTTGCAGCGCCGCATAGTATTCTTGGATTTGGTGCAGCGTTCGTTCTGTTTCGAGTCTTTGACATCACGAAGCCGCTCGGCGCCGGACAATTACAGCGTCTTCCTCGAGGGTGGGGAGTAATGCTGGATGACGTGCTGGCGGGAGTTTACGCCGCGCTTGTCCTGTATGGCTTGAACCGTTGGAAGCCTGAACTATTTTCAGCATTCTAATGAACGAAACTCCGAGCAGCGAGATTATCACAGTTGGCGACGAACTCCTGCTCGGACGCACGATCAACGGCAATGCGGCATTTCTTGGAAGGAGGCTCGCCGAGTGCGGCATCCCTGCGCGCTGGTCGTCATGCGTGGCGGACAGTATCGAAGACATTCAGGCTTCGGTCAGTTTAGCCATGAATCGTGCGGATGTCGTCGTTCTATCAGGGGGCCTCGGCCCAACTCCTGACGACTTGACACGCGATGCTATTGCGGCTCTCTATGACTTGCCGCTCCTCGACTCCGCAGAGCAACGCGAACACGTGAAACAGATCTTTCAGAAGTCCGGGCGGGATGTCCCCGCACAATCGATGAATCAAACTCTCGTGCTGGGCGGGACACAAAGACTGCCTAATCCGCTTGGCACTGCGGCGGGCATTTACCTTCAATGGAAGCATCGCCATTTGTTCGCGCTACCCGGAGTGCCTCCTGAGATGGAGCGGATGTTTGATGAACAAGTTTCTCCGATTCTTGCTCAAGCGTTCGGGGAATCAAAGTACTTTGCGCGAACGCTTAGAATGGCTGGAATCGGAGAGTCGACGTTGCTCCAAAGACTTGGGGATCTTGATCCGCTTTCCCGTCGAGTTTCGCTCGCTTATCTGCCGCACCAGGGATTGCTCGACGTGCGTCTGACATCGCGGGCGATGGACAATTTGGAAGCGGACGCCGACATCGCCTTCGCGGAACACTACATACGTGAACGCGTCGGAGAGCATATCTATGCGACAGGCCGCGACACATTGGCGCAGGTTATCGGCGACATTCTGCTGAACAGAGGCCAGTCGCTGACCACTGCGGAAAGCTGCACGGGCGGACTGGTCGCATCGCTGCTCACAGATACGCCGGGCGCTTCGCGGTGGTTTGCGCGCGGCCTGATTGCCTATGCCAACGAAGTTAAGCATGAATTGCTTGGCGTGCGCGAGGAGACTTTGCGTGAGCACGGAGCTGTATCAGAACAGACGGTAAAAGAGATGGCAGAGGGCGCGCGAGCAAAGGCGAGAGCTGACTGGGCAGTTAGTCTATCTGGAATCGCTGGACCCGACGGAGGCTCGGCGGAGAAGCCCGTTGGAACGGTCTGGATTGGAATTGCATCTGCGCACAGGACTCTGGCACAGAGGATTCAAGTTGGCAGTTTGAGCCGCGAGCTGGTCAAGCTGCGCGCGGCGCACAATGCGCTCTTTCTGCTCTACCGCGAACTGGTTCAGGCGCGATAACCCTTGCGACTGTTCGTGGCCATCATGCTGCCTGATGATTGGCAGCGGATACTCAAACTTCCGCAGGAGAAGATCGGCTGGCTGGGGCGAGGTGTAAAGTGGGTCGAACCGGAGAATCTGCATCTGACCCTGAAATTCCTGGGGGAAACGCCGGACTCTCTACTGCCGCAGATCACCGATGCCCTGATGGAGTGCGGCCGCGCGGTTGATTCCTTCAAGATTGCAATTCAGGGTGTGGGAACGTTTCCCAACAAGCAGCGACCGCGAGCGTACTGGGCAGGATTGTCTCAATCCAAGGCCTTAACGGATTTGCAACAGATCGTGGACGATCGCATGAGCGACTTGGGGTTTGAGCCTGAAGAAAAGAAGTTTGTCCCGCACCTGACCGTCGCACGCATCAAGGAACCGATCGGCAAAGAACGTATGACCAGCGCGTTTCTGAGCTTTGATTTGCGGAGCGAATCATTTTCCGTAACACATTTCAGCCTTGTGCAGAGTCTGCTTCGTCAGGAGGGGCCGGTGTACACCGTGCTCAAGGACTTTCCACTTGGCGTCAAATAGTATCTGTCACTAACGAGACTGGAAAGACTCGTGCCAAAAGAAATTGTCACCACCGAGATTGAGGCTCCGATGGAGCACGTCTGGAACTTGTTAACCGTTCCCAAGGAGGTCGAGTTCTGGGCGCCGAATGTCAGAGAATTGCGAATAGAGCCGAACGGCAGCTTCGCGAAAGACTCAACGCGCCACTTTCAACTTGACATTGCCGGCAAAGACGTGACGCTCGACACTGTTATCACACACTATGTACCCGGCGAACTGTTCGCCGAATCTGTCACGGGAGGCAGCGCGGGCGTTCATGAGAAGACTGAGCACGCGAGAATTGTGTTCCGTCTGATCTCTTTGGCAGAGAAGCGCTGTGCTGTGAACTTTACTATCGACTACGAAATGAAGGGCTTCTTGAACAAAATGCTCGAGAAGGTCGTGATGGGCGGCGTCATTTCGCAGTATAAGCTGTGGTTCGAGAGACTAAAGACATATGCCGAGACCGGACGACCGGTCTGATCCACCTAACGCCTGCGAGGGTCACATGAGCAAACCGATAGATGCTGAAAAGCAGAAGAATCTCGATCTGACGTTGCAGCAGATCGACAAGCAGTATGGAAAAGGCTCGATTATGCGTCTGGGCGACAGCGGACCGATTGCGAAGCTGGACGTCGTTTCTACCGGGTCGCTTTCTCTTGACGCTGCGCTGGGCGTCGGTGGTGTTCCGCGCGGTCGGGTCGTGGAAATCTACGGCCCGGAGTCGTCAGGTAAGACGACACTGGCACTGACGATCATTTCGGAAGCCCAGAAAAAGGGAGGAAAGGCGGCAATCATAGATGCCGAGCACGCGCTGGATCCAAGTTATGCCCGAGCGCTTGGCGTGGACATCGATGACCTGCTGGTGTCACAGCCGGACACGGGGGAGCAGGCACTGGACATTGCCGAAATGCTGATCCGTTCAGGCGCGTTGGATGTCATTGTCATTGACTCTGTGGCGGCTCTGGTTCCCAAGGCCGAGATTGAGGGTGAAATGGGCGACTCGCTGCCGGGACTTCAGGCGAGGCTCATGAGCCAGGCAATGCGCAAGTTGACGGCAGTGGTCTCCCGCTCCCGGACTTGTTTGATTTTTATCAACCAGCTGCGCATGAAGATCGGCGTGATGTTTGGTAATCCTGAGACGACTACCGGAGGCAACGCACTGAAATTCTACAGCTCCGTGCGCCTCGAGATCCGCCGAATGGCTGCTATCAAGGACGGTGACACGATCATCGGGAACCGAACGAAGGTCAAAGTTGTAAAAAACAAAGTCGCACCTCCATTCCGCGAGGCTGAATTCGACATCATCTACGGACAGGGTATTGAGCGGGTCGGAGATTTGCTCGATCTGGCCTCAACGCTGGAAATTGTGAGCAAGTCTGGAACGTGGTACTCTTTCAAAGACGACCGTCTTGGTCAGGGCCGCGAGCGCGTCATCAGCATGCTCAAGGAAACCCCTGACATGCTGGCCGCTATTGAGACAGAAGTACGCCGTGAGATGGGCTTCCTCCCCACTGAAGTCACAACACCGGCAGAACCGGAAACTGAAAATTCGAAACCAAAATCCAAAAAGTCTGCGTAGCTTTGTCGGCGGTTTCATCCTGCTCTTGCTGTTTTCCTTCAGCAACTCGCAGGCGTACCACCTTATTCTGTCCACGGGCTATGCCAATTCTGCTACGCCGAAGACAGGCACAAACGTGGAACGAGGCGGGCTATTCAGGGCCGGCAGTGGCTATGTAGGCAGCTTTCGCTTTGAAACAGTCAGTCCGCACTTCTTCTGGGGTCCCTCCCTGTTGTTCTGGAACAACGTCACGGGAAACCCGACGCAGTCGTCTCGTACCAACTACTTGCAACTTGAGGTAGGGGGTCGAGTGATGTACCGAACCGCCACAGTTCCCGATTTTTACGGCGGTGCGGGTGTGGGGTACAGTTTTGCGCAGGGGAGTTACCGAGAAAGGTTTTTCGATGCTCCGACCTATACAGTCGACGGGGACTTTCCGACAGCGTCTGTACTGCTGGGTGTCAAGACCGATGCCAGAAAGAATGGTGTCGGCGTGCTTGGCGAATTGTCCTACCATTGGGGACTGGACGAACCATCTGCGCCGAGATCGATAGGCCCTGCGAACGCGTACCTTGTGCAAATCGGTGTATTTTTCGACTCGCAAGCGATGATGGGCAAATGACAACGTCTGAGCGAAAACCTCCCCGTGAGCCGGTGCTTCCTTATGCAGTAAAATTGCTCGCTGCGAGAAACTATTCGACGCGCAAGCTGCGAGATAAGCTCAAGTTGCGCGGCTATGATATCGCAGAGATCGAGTCTGCGATCGAGAAACTCCGTGAACGGCGTCTGCTCGATGATGAGCGTTTTGCAGAAGGCTTCGTGCGCACTCGAATTGAAACACACCCGCGAGGCAAGGATGCCCTCGTAAGAGATTTGGTTTCACGCGGCATTTCGGCGTCATCCGCAAGAAAAGCTGTCTCAGAATCGCTTTCGGAAGATCAGGAATTGCAGTTGGCGAAAGACCTGATCGCACGCAAGGGCAGGCAATACGCCGGGCTTGACAAAGTGACGCGAACTCGGCGCTTAACCGCCTTGCTGTCGCGGAGGGGATTCAGGGTTGATACGATTCGAAAGGCGTTACAACTTTCTTCCCTTGCGGAAACTCCGGAGGAAAATTCCTGAACCTTGTCAGCCGCTTTCTTTCATCCTTGTCGATTGATTTGGAGGGACCCGCTGCATGAGGTTTCCGATTCTTCTCTTGATCTTGCTCGTTTGCACGCCTTTTGCTTTTTCGGCGGAGATTGACCGTCTCTCGTATGCCGAAGTGCAACTCGGATTCGCCACAACGACAGGTCTGACTGTCTACAAAGATGTCGAAGGTGAGCGTGTTGCACCAGGATCAATCGGTACTACCCTGCAGTTCAGCGGTTACTTTCCGCTGATTGGCGTGTTGTCGTTTAGTCCGCACTTCACCCTCTTGACGACGGATGGACGGGTGACCGATGATCCGTCGCCGCCGCCGTCCTTCGATGTCAGATTTCACCAGCGGGAATTGGGTTTGGATTTGCTTTTTCGGCCGGGAGACTTGCGAAAACTGAGACTTGGAGCGGGATCTTCGATCGCATGGTGGACAGCGGCAGAAGACAATGCTCGGCCTGTAATAGACGGGGAGTATTTGCGGGGAAGATCGATTGACGGACAGGCGTTAATGGGTCGCGGAGTGATCCACCTCGCGCTGCGAAATCCTGAAGTCTCAGGTGCCTCGCTGAAGCTCGTCGCCGCCTGGCCGCTCGCCAATCTCATTCGCGTCGAGAACACCGCCGCCACGGGTTACATCGGCCTGCAGTGTGGTTTTTCCATGATTCTGAACTAACCTAACACAGATAACGCACCTTATGACCGCCGCCGAAATTCGTCAGCAATTTCTTGAGTTCTTCAAAGAGCGACAGCACTTGATTGTTCCCTCGGCTCCAGTCGTTCCGCAGGACGATCCGACATTGCTATTTACGAACGCAGGGATGAATCAGTTCAAACCTTATTTCCTCGGACTTGCCAAGCCTGAAGCGACACGCATTGCCGACACTCAGAAGTGCATCCGCGTTTCAGGCAAACACAATGATCTCGAAGAAGTCGGTGTGTCACCGTACCATCATACCTTCTTTGAGATGCTCGGCAACTGGAGCTTCGGCGACTATTTCAAGTATGACTCGATCCGCTGGGGCTGGGAATTGATGACCGATGTCTTCAAGCTTCCCAAGGATAAGCTCTATGCCACTGTATTCGAGACCGACGATGAAGCAGAGGCCCTCTGGCGCAACGAAACGGACATCCTCCCGTCGCATGTTTTGAGATTTGGAAAGAAAGATAACTGGTGGTCTATGGGGGACACCGGTCCATGCGGCCCTTGTACTGAAATCCATATTGATCGCGGCCCTGAGTTTGACAGCGATCCAAATGCCTTCGTGAATACCGGTTCGCGCAGGTACATTGAGCTTTGGAATCACGTCTTCATACAGTTCGACTCGCAGCAAGACGGCAGCCTCGTACAGCTTCCTGCCAAGCATGTGGACACAGGTGCGGGCCTCGAACGATTCGCGGCGGTGCTCGGCGGGTACCGCTCCAATTATGACACCGATTTGTTCCAGCCGTTGATTCGCGAGATTGTCAATTTGACCGGCAGGGAGTATGCTCAGGAAGATTCAGGTATTCCCCATCGAGTGATCGCCGATCACGTGCGCTGTCTGACATTTGCAATCGGCGATGGAGCGATGCCGGGGAATGAAGGACGAGGTTACGTGCTGAGACGCATTCTGCGCCGAGCCGCACGCTTCGGTCGAAAACTCGACCTGCATGAGCCGTTCTTACACAAACTCGTTCCGGTCCTCATCGATACGATGGGTCAGGTCTTTCCGGAAATCAAGGATAGACACGCACACATTGCGCGAGTGATCGAAGCGGAAGAATCACATTTTGGCAAGACATTGGATCGCGGCTTAGAACAATTTGACGCCGTGCTTGTGGAAGCACGCAAGACGAATGCCGCGGAGATACCCGGTGAAGAAGCTTTCAAGCTCTACGACACTTTTGGGTTTCCGCTTGACCTTACACAGTTGATGGCAAGAGAAAGCGGCTTGACAGTTGATGAAGCGGGATTCCACCAGGCTATGGAGCGTCAGCGGGCACGCGCAAGAGCCGCAGGGAGTTTCAAGACGGATCGCGATGATTTCATACTGAATGGCGAGCTGCCGTCGACAGAGTTCGTCGGTTACGACACATTGTCTGCGGCGACACAGATCCTTCCAGTTCACTTTGATCCCGAAAGCGGCCGATTCCTCTTTGCCGCAACACGAACTCCCTTCTACGTGGAGTCGGGCGGGCAAGTCTCGGATACAGGATTTGTCGAGTTCATGCTCGGTGAAGACATATTTCGGTCGAAAGTGGCGGGCGCATCGCGTCGAGATAAAGCTATACTCCATACTGCGATGCTCGATCATCTCGTTCCGGGTTTGCTGGAGGCTGTGTCGCAGAAGCAGTGGCTTAGCGCCGAGCTTTCTGTGGCGCGAGACCATCGCCTTCCTACCCAGTTCAATCACACTGCGACTCATCTGCTGCACGCTGCACTTAGGGCGGCATTCGGCGAGCATGTGCATCAGGCAGGTTCGTATGTCGGACCAGATTACTTGCGTTTTGACTATACACACTTTGACAAACCAAAACCAGACGAACTCGCACAGATTGAACTTCAGGTCAACGACTGGATACGCGGAAACTTCCTCGTGAATCCGGCTATTGTACCATTGAAACTAGCACAGAACCTTGGCGCGATGGCATTGTTCGGTGAGAAGTACGGTGATGAAGTGCGAATGATTGAGATATCTGACGACGAGCAGATAGTTTCACGCGAACTTTGCGGTGGATGTCACGTGCGGAGAACTGGCGATATTGGCGTATTTGTAATCAAAGCAGAGACCTCCGCGGCAGCGGGAATTCGCCGCATTGAAGCGCTGACAGGAGAGTCGGCGTGGAGTTTTCTTGCACAGCAGCGCAATAAGGTCGATGAGTTCATCGACCTGCTTGGCAGCGCCGGAAGTGACCCTGCGGAGAAGTTGAGGCTTACGCTCGAAGAAAAGAAGAAACTTCAGAAGGAGCTTGATCAGCTTCGCGCGCAGGTGGCAGGAAACGCCATGCAGACTCTCGCGGAGCAGGCAATCCCGGTCGGCGGGATCAAACTTGTTTCCAAGCGCGTCAGTGCTCAGAACCTCGATCAACTCAAGGAGATGGGCGATGCGATTCGGGAACAGCTTGGAAGCGGCATTGGAGTGCTGGGAATGGTTGCTG includes these proteins:
- a CDS encoding CDP-alcohol phosphatidyltransferase family protein yields the protein MIPGFNLANQLTLSRLALGPLFLVAYLGEFKYSIELALAVAVLIEATDVADGIAARSRSQVSDIGKLLDPMSDTIARMSYFIGFLVMGFAAAWMVAILVYRDVVVAYLRVFSALTGTAMGRRTTGKWKGILQGAVSLTILVLHWIHVRLMPLPYFAHIVYWILAGVTVYTLFTLIEYLHANRELLKEIRHRGRPI
- a CDS encoding phosphatidylglycerophosphatase A, translating into MTKFEESITTVLWTGYSPVAPATVASAVVCAVFWFIPSALDLLMIVPIVLLTFVGVWLSNRYIDGYEVRDPGKFAAVRRKNPKRDDPDPVVFDELIGQWITLLAAPHSILGFGAAFVLFRVFDITKPLGAGQLQRLPRGWGVMLDDVLAGVYAALVLYGLNRWKPELFSAF
- a CDS encoding competence/damage-inducible protein A, whose translation is MNETPSSEIITVGDELLLGRTINGNAAFLGRRLAECGIPARWSSCVADSIEDIQASVSLAMNRADVVVLSGGLGPTPDDLTRDAIAALYDLPLLDSAEQREHVKQIFQKSGRDVPAQSMNQTLVLGGTQRLPNPLGTAAGIYLQWKHRHLFALPGVPPEMERMFDEQVSPILAQAFGESKYFARTLRMAGIGESTLLQRLGDLDPLSRRVSLAYLPHQGLLDVRLTSRAMDNLEADADIAFAEHYIRERVGEHIYATGRDTLAQVIGDILLNRGQSLTTAESCTGGLVASLLTDTPGASRWFARGLIAYANEVKHELLGVREETLREHGAVSEQTVKEMAEGARAKARADWAVSLSGIAGPDGGSAEKPVGTVWIGIASAHRTLAQRIQVGSLSRELVKLRAAHNALFLLYRELVQAR
- the thpR gene encoding RNA 2',3'-cyclic phosphodiesterase codes for the protein MRLFVAIMLPDDWQRILKLPQEKIGWLGRGVKWVEPENLHLTLKFLGETPDSLLPQITDALMECGRAVDSFKIAIQGVGTFPNKQRPRAYWAGLSQSKALTDLQQIVDDRMSDLGFEPEEKKFVPHLTVARIKEPIGKERMTSAFLSFDLRSESFSVTHFSLVQSLLRQEGPVYTVLKDFPLGVK
- a CDS encoding SRPBCC family protein — protein: MPKEIVTTEIEAPMEHVWNLLTVPKEVEFWAPNVRELRIEPNGSFAKDSTRHFQLDIAGKDVTLDTVITHYVPGELFAESVTGGSAGVHEKTEHARIVFRLISLAEKRCAVNFTIDYEMKGFLNKMLEKVVMGGVISQYKLWFERLKTYAETGRPV
- the recA gene encoding recombinase RecA translates to MDAEKQKNLDLTLQQIDKQYGKGSIMRLGDSGPIAKLDVVSTGSLSLDAALGVGGVPRGRVVEIYGPESSGKTTLALTIISEAQKKGGKAAIIDAEHALDPSYARALGVDIDDLLVSQPDTGEQALDIAEMLIRSGALDVIVIDSVAALVPKAEIEGEMGDSLPGLQARLMSQAMRKLTAVVSRSRTCLIFINQLRMKIGVMFGNPETTTGGNALKFYSSVRLEIRRMAAIKDGDTIIGNRTKVKVVKNKVAPPFREAEFDIIYGQGIERVGDLLDLASTLEIVSKSGTWYSFKDDRLGQGRERVISMLKETPDMLAAIETEVRREMGFLPTEVTTPAEPETENSKPKSKKSA
- a CDS encoding recombination regulator RecX translates to MTTSERKPPREPVLPYAVKLLAARNYSTRKLRDKLKLRGYDIAEIESAIEKLRERRLLDDERFAEGFVRTRIETHPRGKDALVRDLVSRGISASSARKAVSESLSEDQELQLAKDLIARKGRQYAGLDKVTRTRRLTALLSRRGFRVDTIRKALQLSSLAETPEENS
- the alaS gene encoding alanine--tRNA ligase, which produces MTAAEIRQQFLEFFKERQHLIVPSAPVVPQDDPTLLFTNAGMNQFKPYFLGLAKPEATRIADTQKCIRVSGKHNDLEEVGVSPYHHTFFEMLGNWSFGDYFKYDSIRWGWELMTDVFKLPKDKLYATVFETDDEAEALWRNETDILPSHVLRFGKKDNWWSMGDTGPCGPCTEIHIDRGPEFDSDPNAFVNTGSRRYIELWNHVFIQFDSQQDGSLVQLPAKHVDTGAGLERFAAVLGGYRSNYDTDLFQPLIREIVNLTGREYAQEDSGIPHRVIADHVRCLTFAIGDGAMPGNEGRGYVLRRILRRAARFGRKLDLHEPFLHKLVPVLIDTMGQVFPEIKDRHAHIARVIEAEESHFGKTLDRGLEQFDAVLVEARKTNAAEIPGEEAFKLYDTFGFPLDLTQLMARESGLTVDEAGFHQAMERQRARARAAGSFKTDRDDFILNGELPSTEFVGYDTLSAATQILPVHFDPESGRFLFAATRTPFYVESGGQVSDTGFVEFMLGEDIFRSKVAGASRRDKAILHTAMLDHLVPGLLEAVSQKQWLSAELSVARDHRLPTQFNHTATHLLHAALRAAFGEHVHQAGSYVGPDYLRFDYTHFDKPKPDELAQIELQVNDWIRGNFLVNPAIVPLKLAQNLGAMALFGEKYGDEVRMIEISDDEQIVSRELCGGCHVRRTGDIGVFVIKAETSAAAGIRRIEALTGESAWSFLAQQRNKVDEFIDLLGSAGSDPAEKLRLTLEEKKKLQKELDQLRAQVAGNAMQTLAEQAIPVGGIKLVSKRVSAQNLDQLKEMGDAIREQLGSGIGVLGMVAEDKPSLVVVVTPDLVKAGWDAVPIVKELAKLMKGGGGGKAHLATAGGKDASALDQALSAAAQLIQNLATAAAK